TTATGAAATATCCATTCAAGATCGTGTGCCTAAAGCACACATAGATCAAGTTTTTTCTTGTTTAACATTTGAATGATTTTTGGTTTCTAAATTTTTCAGAGTTTTTAATTCATATTCAATCAACCTGATTAGTTCTGCTGGAAACTCCATAAACAAAATGAAGTGTGTTTTGTATTTAACCAGAACTACAAAATTATTCTAGTGCCCAAAATCAAGCCTACCTATAATTATCCATTAATCAAAAAACAATCATGGTCAAAATAGGCATCATCCAAACAAAATCATACAGAAATAACAAAGTAGGGATTAGTTCAGTTTCAAGATTGCTGAAGAATCTTGGAAAAAAAGAAACAGATCTGGTATGTTTGCCTGAACAATGGTTACAAGATAATAGAATAACAGATTATGACAAAGAATTTTTAGATTTTAAAAAAATTGCAAGAGATTTTTCAATGACCATAATTCCAGGAGCATTTTATGAAAGAATAAAACACAGAATGGCCATATCATCTCCAATAATAGGTCCAGAAGGAGAAATTGTTGGCAGGCAAGAAAAAATCCACCCGTTTGACTATGAGAGAAATCTTGTGAAACCAGGCAGAGAAGCAAAAATTTTCAACACATCATGCAAGTTTGGCGTGATCATTTGTTATGACATGGTTTTTCCAGATGTAGCAAACACACTTGTCAAAAAAGGTGCAGAAGTACTAATCTCACCCAGCAGGATTGTCAAAAGAGGTATAAATCCATGGCAAATGTACGTACAAGTACGAGCATTAGAAAACAGAGTGCCCATTCTGGCAGCAAATGTAAACAATCACAGGTTTGGAGGAAATAGCATTATCGTAGATCTTGTTGAAAAAAACAAAGTTGTCATTCCAAAGATAACTCATCTAAGAGGAGAAAACGCTACAGCAAAAGAATTCAATCTATTAAAATACAATCAAATTCGAAAAACAAGATTTTCAGATGAGCGGAGTTTCAAATAAAACTATTCGCCTGCAACAAATTTTTCACATGCTGCCTTTGCTGCAACATCAGAAGTTTGTTCAATAGGATGCTTCATCAAGTATGCACTTGCAGGTTTTATTGGACCACCAATTCCACGATCAAGAGCAATTTTTGCCAATCGAACTGCATCAATTACGATGCCAGCAGAGTTTGCTTTATCATCAACCTCTAAACGAACTTCCATGTTATATGGAATGTTTGCCCATTGCCTTCCCTCAATCCTCATAAACATGAGTTTTGTGTTACCTAAGAAAGGAATAAAGTCAGAAGGACCAACATAGATTTGATCATCATCTAACCTTTCATCAAGTTGGCTTTGAACGCTTTCAGTTTTAGAAATTT
Above is a window of Nitrosopumilus sp. K4 DNA encoding:
- a CDS encoding carbon-nitrogen hydrolase family protein; this translates as MVKIGIIQTKSYRNNKVGISSVSRLLKNLGKKETDLVCLPEQWLQDNRITDYDKEFLDFKKIARDFSMTIIPGAFYERIKHRMAISSPIIGPEGEIVGRQEKIHPFDYERNLVKPGREAKIFNTSCKFGVIICYDMVFPDVANTLVKKGAEVLISPSRIVKRGINPWQMYVQVRALENRVPILAANVNNHRFGGNSIIVDLVEKNKVVIPKITHLRGENATAKEFNLLKYNQIRKTRFSDERSFK